One genomic segment of Manis javanica isolate MJ-LG chromosome 7, MJ_LKY, whole genome shotgun sequence includes these proteins:
- the MARCHF8 gene encoding E3 ubiquitin-protein ligase MARCHF8 isoform X2 produces MSMPLHQISAIPSQDASSARVYRSKTKEKEREEQNEKTLGHSMSHSSNITKAGGPPLASAPVSFSRTSVTPSNQDICSSSAVFSECCHHSPVQSAVVLKAPQCQSSLTQGLTVTVICKDILQASKSNSCASEWVQALKPAKNTKARRTLKFSKSLNDVGEKDQHTLENFDFVERTCSEGKLILSQDPCLRISRFHHKEKRTLNHKPFGSSKHSCISSLSVNHSTASEVEAGKGDMHIPLLEEKADGETMSRSRRLLQYLFSLSHGSSASSLHRFHEVESYAAHLRTTKASSGLAGSTGFCSDEMGDDDVFEDDLSAKLKSKVLRAPLCSMEKDSDLDCPSPLSEKCPPISPVSTSGDACRICHCEGDDESPLITPCHCTGSLHFVHQACLQQWIKSSDTRCCELCKYEFIMETKLKPLRKWEKLQMTASERRKIMCSVTFHVIAITCVVWSLYVLIDRTAEEIKQGQATGILEWPFWTKLVVVAIGFTGGLLFMYVQCKVYVQLWKRLKAYNRVIYVQNCPETRKKNIFEKSALTEPNFENKDGFGICHSDTNSSCCTEPEDTGAEIIHV; encoded by the exons GCCGGGGGTCCTCCGTTGGCATCGGCTCCAGTGTCCTTCTCTCGCACTTCTGTCACGCCATCCAATCAGGACATCTGCAG TTCCAGTGCAGTGTTTTCTGAGTGTTGTCACCACAGTCCCGTGCAGTCTGCTGTTGTCTTGAAAGCTCCTCAGTGCCAGAGCTCTCTGACACAAGGGCTCACTGTGACAGTTATATGTAAAGACATATTGCAGGCATCAAAGAGCAATTCCTGTGCCTCAGAATGGGTCCAGGCCTTGAAGCCTGCTAAGAATACCAAAGCCAGAAGAACACTAAAGTTCTCAAAATCCTTAAATGATGTGGGTGAGAAGGACCAGCATACTTTGGAAAATTTTGACTTTGTGGAAAGAACTTGCTCTGAAGGGAAGTTAATACTCTCTCAAGATCCATGTCTCAGAATTAGTAGGTTccatcataaagaaaaaagaacactgAATCACAAGCCTTTTGGCAGTTCCAAACATTCTTGTATTTCATCTCTTTCTGTCAACCATTCAACTGCCTCAGAGGTGGAAGCTGGCAAGGGGGACATGCACATCCCTCTTCTGGAAGAAAAAGCAGATGGCGAGACCATGTCCAGAAGCCGGCGACTGCTCCAGTACCTGTTCTCGCTCTCGCATGGCTCCAGTGCCAGCAGCCTGCACAGGTTCCACGAGGTGGAGAGCTATGCTGCCCACCTGCGCACCACCAAGGCCTCCAGCGGGCTGGCAGGGAGCACAGGCTTCTGCTCCGATGAGATGGGAGACGACGATGTCTTTGAGGATGACTTATCTGCAAAATTGAAGAGCAAGGTCCTGCGGGCACCCCTCTGCTCAATGGAGAAGGACAGTGACCTGGACTGTCCTTCTCCCCTCTCTGAAAAATGCCCCCCCATTTCCCCTGTGTCCACATCAGGGGATGCCTGCAG GATCTGTCACTGTGAAGGGGATGATGAGAGCCCTCTGATCACCCCCTGCCACTGCACAGGGAGCCTCCACTTCGTGCACCAGGCCTGCCTGCAACAGTGGATCAAGAGCTCTGACACGCGCTGCTGCGAACTCTGCAAGTACGAGTTCATCATGGAGACCAAGCTAAAGCCTTTGAGAAAA TGGGAGAAGCTGCAGATGACAGCCAGCGAGCGCAGGAAGATCATGTGCTCAGTGACGTTCCACGTCATTGCCATCACTTGTGTGGTCTGGTCCTTGTACGTGCTCATCGACCGCACTGCAGAGGAGATCAAGCAGGGACAGGCAACAG GTATCCTAGAGTGGCCCTTTTGGACTAAATTGGTGGTTGTGGCCATTGGCTTTACTGGTGGACTTCTTTTTATGTATGTTCAGTGCAAAGTGTACGTACAATTATGGAAGAGACTCAAGGCTTATAACAGAGTAATCTATGTTCAGAACTGtccagaaacaagaaaaaagaatatttttgaaaaatctgcACTAACAGAGCCCAACTTTGAAAATAAAGATGGATTTGGAATCTGTCATTCCGACACAAACTCTTCTTGTTGCACAGAACCTGAAGACACTGGAGCAGAAATCATTCACGTCTGA